A stretch of DNA from Salvelinus sp. IW2-2015 linkage group LG20, ASM291031v2, whole genome shotgun sequence:
ataaaactgactatcttacggatccttgacttcagtgatgtaatttacaaaatagcctccaacactctactcagcaaattggatgtaatctatcccagtgccatccgttttgtcaccaaagccccatataccacccaccactgcgacctgtatgctctcgttggctggccctcgcttcatattggTCGCCAAACcgactggttccaggtcatctataagtctttgctaggtaaagccccgccttatctcagctcactggtcaccatagcagcaccaaccYgtagcacacgctccagcaggtatatttcactggtcatccccaaagccaactcctcctttggcctcctttccttccagttctctgctgccaactaCTGGAATgaattgtaaaaatcactgaagctggagtcatatctccctcactaactttaagcatcaactgccagagcagcttaccgatcattgcacctgtacacagcctatctgtaaaaagcccacccaactccctcatccccatactgttatttattttgtttgctcctttgcaccccagtatctctacttgcatattcatcttctgcacatctatcacttcagtattaatgctaaattgtaattatttcaccactatggcctatttattgccttacctccctaatcttactacatttgcatacactgtatatagatttttctattctatttttctattgtgactgtacgtttgtttatcccatgtgtaactctgtgttgtttgtgtcgcactgctttgctttatcttggtcaggtcacagttgtagatgagtacttgttctcaactggcctacctggttaaatgatcCACACAgagtacaaaacacacacattcctaacactcaaacacacacaatgcttTAAATGGCAAAACCACCACTTTTGaacctcattttcattatctccagcacaataccagtgtctccATATGTGAAAACGGCACATTTGGTAGCCCTTTCCATTCATTGCCCGTCATcccgtatacgggttgaaaatggcagattttgtcATTGATACGTggctaaattggaacgcagtggctgtacagtaacatgctagaCAGTAGGTCCtacatgatgtcagagctcaGGTTCTCCGCTTCACAGCgatgtatgggttttgactgacagccaatATAAACTTGAGCACCGCACGCAACAAAAAGATGCCCTCATCCATSCAGCTAATTGGGATACTTTTGCTCATTTGTtattgtctgagtgagggaaatgtgttctgaaagatgagacattgaggattgtaatatcaaataaacaaaaacaattgtGCTTGCTTCAGTTTCTTAATGGcaaagctaggagagctcaaaacagcaccttatagttgaaggctCTTTCCTTGAGTCATAAAAGCACATTGAAATTACTTTGGAACTGCGCACAGTTtggaggtgtgtggccacttggagacaccagttagacctctcccTCAAACACTTGTAATTTCAATGAATATTCTGATCatattactgaatgtatccagagtattttcagatttcattaTTGACAAATACTGTGAaaggtacagtaaatgtaaaatgcacatcaaatcaacagtaatgtttggattcagtcttgtgtcaggtgaactgttatgCCTTTGGTCTGATCATTTCCACATAATCTCCAAAGCCTTCtgttcaattgctaccatggtcatACATGTGTTTTTATAGTTCTTCTGTtggaaaccgaaaggttgctggatcaaatccctgagctgacaaggtaaaaaatgtgACGTTCTGCCACTGAAAaggaaaaaaaatctgtcgttctgcccctgagcaaggaagttagcccactgttccccaggcgccgaagacgtggatgtcaaYTGATTCAggaggggttgtgttaaatgcRgaagacacatttcagttgaaggcattcagttgtacaactgactaggtatcccccaatcagactttatggtagagtggccagacggaagccactcttcagtaaaaaggcacataacaAGCCCGCctaaagtttgccaaaaggcacccaaaggactctcagaccatgagaaagaaaattctctggtctaatgaaatcaagattgaactttttggcctgaatgtcaagcgtcacgtctggaggaaagctggcaccatccctatggtggtggcagcatcatcatgctgtggggacttttttcatcggcagggactgggagactagtcaggatcgagggaaagatgaacggagcaaagtacagagagatccttgattttttttaaacgtatccagagcgctcaggacctgactggggcgaaggttcaccttccaacaggaccacgaccataagcatacagccaagaaaAACCCAGGagtagcttcaggacaagtctctgaatgtccttgagtggcccagccagagctcagactttaacccgatcgaacatctctggagagaYctgaaaatagctgtgcagcaacccttcccatccaacctgacagagcttgagaggatctgcagagaaaaatgggagaaaagaaaaaaaactatttcatacattgtagaataaggctctaacgtaacaagagttctgaatactttctgaatgcactgtagcaactgcagattgccccttaaacattgtttattagttttctattgtaatcaaatcaaagtttgtcatgtgcgctgaatacaacaggtgtagatcttacagtgaaatgcttacttacgggcctcccgggtggcgcagtggtctagagcactgcatcgcagtgctagctgcgccaccagagtctctgggttcgcgcccaggctctgtcgcagccggccgcgaccgggaggtccgtggggcgacgcacaattggcatagcgtcgtccgggttaggagggtttggccggtagggtatccttgtctcatcgcgctccagcgactcctgtgcgggccgggcgcagtgcggctaaccgaggggggcgggtgcacagtgttcctccgacacattggtgcggctggcttccggttggaggcgcgctgtgttaagaagcagtgcgcttggttgggttgtgcttcggaggacgcgtgctttcgaccttcgtctctcccgagcccgtacgggagttgtagcgatgagacaagatagtaattactagcgattggataccacgaaaattggggagaaaggggataaaataaataaaataaataaataaaagaaagcTTACTTACAACAGTGACATTTTTAAGTTAAAATatgtattaggtaaacaatagacaagtaagaaagaaaaaaatgaaacagtaaaataacagtagcgaggctattggtggggcacaatgcaaatagtctggtagccatttgattacctgttcaggagtcttatggcttggggtaaaagctgttgagaagccttttggtcctagacttggcgctctggtaccgcttgccatgcggtagcagataACAGATctctgactggggtggctggggtctttgacaatatataggcccattgatgtactgggccgtacacactaccctctgtagttccttgcggtcggaggccgagcagttgccgtacaaggcagtgatgcaaccagtcaggatgctctcgatgctgcagctgtagaaccttttgaggatctgaggacccatgccaaatattttcagtctcctgagggggaatatgttttgttgtgccctcttcatgactgtcttggtgtgtttggaccattctagtttgttggtgatgtggacaccaaggaacttgaagctctcaacctgctccactacagccccgtcgatgagaatgggggcatgctcggtccttcttttcctgtagtccacaatcatctcccttgtcttgattacgttgagggataggttattATTCTGGCACCAATCGGTAATCGAAATTAAGTAGCGGTTCGTAGTGGAGCAGARCTCATGGAAAACCACAGGTTCTGCTGGTTTCAGCAGTCAGTCATCTCAGCAGTTTTTCAGATAgcttctatactgaacaaaaatataaatgcaacatgtaaagtgttggtcccatatttcatgagctgaaataaaagataccagaaatgttccatatgcacaaaaagcttatttctctataaAAAAAGGTGTCCAAATTTGTTTtacaaccctgttagtgagcatttctcctttgccaagataatccatccacccgacacgtggcatatcaagaagctgattaatcagcatgatcattacgcaggtgctccttgtgctggggacaataaaaggcaactctaaaatgtgcagttttgtcacacaacacaatgccacagatgtctcaagttgagtgagtgtgcaattgtgatgctgactgcagaaatgttcaccagagctgttggcagagaattgaatgttcatttctctaccataagccacctccaacatcattttagatgtCAACccgcagacaacgtgtaaccaagccagcccaggaccttcacatctggcttcttcacctgcgggatcgtctgtgAGCGGACagctgatgagtatttctgtctgtaataaagcccggttgtggggaaaaactaatttagattggctgggcctggctcctagGTGGGTGGGCctctgccctcccaggcccacctatggctgcttccctgtccagtcatgtgaaatccatagattatggccaaATTTacttatttcaattaactgatttccttaYaaactcagcaaaaaaagaaacgtcctctcactgtcaactgcgtttattttaagcaaacttaacatgtgtaaatatttgtatgaacataacaagattcaacaactgagacaaactgaacaagttccacagacatgtgactaacagaaattgaataatgtgaccctgaacaaagggaggggtcaaattcaaaagtaacagtcagtatctggtgtScccaccagctgcattaagtactacagtgcatctcctcctcaaggactgtaccagatttgccagttcttgctgtgagatgttaccccactcttccacaaaggcacctgcaagttcccggacatttctggggagaatggccctagccctagccctcaccctccgatgcaacaggtctcagacgtgctcaaCGGGAATGACTCCCGGTTCTTCGTTGGCCATGACAAAACACTGAcaattctgtcttgcaggaaatcacgcacagaacgagcagcatggctggtggaattgtcatactggagggtcatgtcaggatgagcctgcaggaagggtaccacatgagggaggatgtcttccctgtaacgcacagcgttgagattgcctgcaatgacaacaagctcagtccgatgatgctgtgacacaccgccccagaccatgacggaccctccacctccaaatcgatcccgctaaagagtacaggcctcggtgtaacgctcattccttcgacgataaacgcgaatccaactaTCCGTGATTTTCAgatgtagaaaggcctctttagtgtccaaagttttcataactgtgaccttaattgcctaYtgtctgtaagctgttagtgtcttaacgaccattccacaggtgcatgttcattaattgtttatggttcattgaacaagcatgggaaacagtgtttaaaccctttacaatgaagatctgtgaagttactaggatttttacaaattatctttgaaagacagggtcctgaaaaagggacgtttcttttttttgctgagttcatgaactgtaactcagccaaatctttgaaattgttgcatttatatttttgttcaatgtagaaACACTTTTCTTTAAAGTATATTTTGTGTAGGCCTACCGCGTGACTTTTGATTCACTTTCCGATCGGCATCTAATTTACAATAGACTAGCTAGAGGTTGACCTTGCACTTTCTATAACAGCCTTAAACTTCCGTGACATTTATCATGTAAGTCTTAACTTATAAATCCAGGCACAAATAATGTTTGGCATGTTTTATTGATATGTCAACTAGAAGAATAATTCTGGAAGAGGGTTAGAAAAGTAGGCAACCAACAAACACAAATGGAAAGCAGAACACTGTCATGTAGGTAAAATAATGATATGGCTTGAATCCTTCAGAAAACGAACAAATTGTAACCAAAGTATTAAGCCACAATTTTTCACACTAGTTTCATGAAGAGGAATGGATTTGTAAAGAAAGAAAATGCAACAAAACAACCCTGCTGGTTTatcaaaataaaagaaacagtctcaacataaaacatttaaatatcaagGCCAGTGTATGAAAAATATTTACAAACCTTCTCATTAAATTGAACGAAATAGCAACAAAGGTAACAACAATTGCATAATTTGGTCTCACAGTAGACAGTAAAGTTCAGGCTGTCAAGCCACCGCTTGGAGAATTATAGCCACTACCCTGTTACAAACAACGAGCCAGCATGTGATTCCAACACCACCTGAAACACAGGCACAAGAGCAGGTGAATGAATAATCATTATATTACCGTTTAGATCCAGATCCAGATCAATGTCATCTAACCTCATTTAAAAGTGTAAACGATCAAGATTCTCAATCACAGATCAAGCCAAACAATTTAAAATCATAAAAATGTGACAAATCCACATGCAGGGATTTAGAAGTGATCCATAGGTATTACTGTTCTTAGAGAAACAGACTTTTGGGTTTAAATAGAGCTGAGGAAACATCTGCTCAAAAATTACTCTTTAAAGATGAGGGAACTGGTATTCATTCTGCTCTCTTTGAGCTTTAAAACAAAACAGACATTGAGTTGAATGGATTGAATAGCACTAATACAATCCTCATTTACCTCCATTACTGTTCAGTTATATAAACAGTAGAGCTATCTGCATACCTAAAGGAAGCTACAGGTGCAAAGTAGTGTAGGCTATACACTGTACAGTAAGTTCTGTTATCCTGAAATATCCCTGTGTGGTGTTAGAGCCCCTCTCAGGGCAGGCGCTGTAATCTGTTTTACCTGCTACTCCAGATGGGAAGGCCACCATTCGCTCTAGAGGAGAAATCCACTTACTGGGCAAGACCGTCACTGGGTCAACATAGTATTTCCAGATCAGAGAGATCATCAGCACAGCCTTGGAGAGAcagaagggtggggggggggggaaatcagtcATCATCCCCAGTCCCAAATCTCTATTAAATATTTGCATAGTTTCCTATTGCAAGATTGTGAAATAATCCTAGCTACTATGAAAATATaccaataaatgtaaaataaaaaaatacaaaattaatcTGCTCTACTTCACTTACCTGCAGAATATAGTACACTATGTTGACGACCCATTTGATTTTGGTCTGCTGACCAGTTCTGGATTTAACTGAGGGAAGAAAGGAAAATACAAACTTCAGACAACAAACTGACGACTGGGTGTGGTTTCCCCACATGGAGACAATTTGTCACAATGGGACTGTAAAGGTGTCCGCAGCCTTCCCATCCAAAACAGTttggaacagtttgtgcatatattatgatggcattttgtgatgttttggtCTTCGGCAGGGGTTTCTTCAGCTGTTCGTGCACACAAAAGCATTTCTTGAGGCAAAGCGAAGTCGGTGAAACCGAYTAGTCTCTcgatgaatgacaacaaacacttcattgaagaatccctactgttgaccaatcaccgRCGAAGGGGCATAGACTTCAGCTACCAACTTCGGCTTGCCACTAGAAACATGTGTGCACGAACAGCCGAGAAAACCCTTGACGAAGACCAAAACTATagtcataatatatatatacacgaaCTGTTCCAAACTGTCTTTAAGGCTAGCAGGTGAGACTGTACAACAGCTGGTTAGGAGTTGAgcgagacagtgacagagaggtcAGCAGAAGTGTTGCCCCTCCCCAAAGAAGCTTTGGTCAAGCCACTGGAAGTGTCTGACGTCAAGGTCATCTTTGTCTTCATTCATCCTCCACCAGCTCCACCCTGAGGATTATGGGAGATTTCTAATTCAAAACCCTCATGGATTCATACCGATAGCTGCATTCACCTAATCACTTCAGCCAACTACCCTAAAGATATGAAAATTTCTACTAAACATTATTTCCCTGTGACATTGTCCTTGGACTATGAATTTGAAATGATAGGAGGTGTGGTAGAGTTACTGTGACTCCAGTGAGAACAGGAATATGCAGCCAATACAGCACATTCTACCCTTAAAATAAATGTCTATGGAGTGTAGTACGAACTACTTAAAATGGCCTCTAcgagtatatacagtgccttcaaaaagtatttacacccctaggcttcccccccccctcattgatgtgttacagcctgaatttagaatggattacatttagatgttatgtcactgatctacaaacaataccccataatgtcaaagtggaatgatgtttatagaaatgtttacaaattaataaaaaatgaaacgctgaaatgtcttgagttaataataataagtattcaacccctttgttatggcatgcctaaataaCTTCacgagtacaaatgtgcttaacaagtcacataataagttgcatgtactATGTGCAATAAAAGGTGTTTAACATTAATGACTACCGCATctctgaagttattaattacactttggatggtgtatcaatacacccagtcattacaaagatacaggcatccttcctaactcagttgacaaagaggaaggaaactgcacagggatttcaccatgaggccaatggtgattttaaaccagtta
This window harbors:
- the LOC111980577 gene encoding guided entry of tail-anchored proteins factor 1 isoform X1, whose product is MATVYVWLLVLGSVVLCNLVKMLLPSISSYLSKVFQKNVEDEMEMRAAIQAMKKELSSINMMDEFARYARLERKINKMTDKLKTYVKSRTGQQTKIKWVVNIVYYILQAVLMISLIWKYYVDPVTVLPSKWISPLERMVAFPSGVAGGVGITCWLVVCNRVVAIILQAVA